A stretch of Pristiophorus japonicus isolate sPriJap1 chromosome 12, sPriJap1.hap1, whole genome shotgun sequence DNA encodes these proteins:
- the setmar gene encoding histone-lysine N-methyltransferase SETMAR isoform X2 — protein MGILTEKYTPENVAGPGEDLDPTEITLPGCECSSSSCEWDTCTCLQRYEGAYDDNLCLVDSTEETGYSRPVFECNIMCKCSEACRNRLVQRGLTFKLQVFKTSKKGWGLRTLEPIRRGRFVCEYGGEVISFPEASRRIQSQNIGDMNYIIAVREHVSSGEVLQTFVDPTHIGNVGRFLNHSCNPNLYMVPVRVNSLLPRLALFAACDIAAEEELSYDYSGRFNNLPKEGTTKEESCRDTRALKPCYCGAQSCTGSLPFDSSLYNLKDKWSAI, from the coding sequence TACACGCCTGAAAACGTGGCTGGACCAGGAGAAGATCTCGATCCCACTGAAATAACCCTTCCAGGATGTGAGTGCTCTAGCTCTTCCTGTGAGTGGGACACATGCACTTGCCTACAGCGCTACGAAGGAGCTTATGATGATAACCTGTGTCTTGTGGACTCTACGGAGGAGACGGGCTACTCAAGGCCAGTGTTTGAGTGTAACATTATGTGCAAATGCAGTGAGGCCTGCAGGAACAGGCTTGTCCAACGAGGCCTCACATTCAAACTGCAGGTGTTCAAGACCTCAAAGAAAGGATGGGGCCTTCGTACACTGGAACCTATTAGGAGAGGGAGGTTTGTGTGCGAGTATGGAGGTGAAGTCATCAGTTTTCCAGAAGCCAGCAGACGAATTCAGTCCCAAAATATAGGTGACATGAACTATATCATCGCAGTGAGAGAACACGTGAGCAGCGGAGAAGTACTACAGACATTTGTCGACCCTACCCACATTGGCAATGTGGGTCGATTCCTCAACCATTCTTGCAATCCCAATCTGTACATGGTTCCTGTCCGTGTCAATTCCCTGCTTCCAAGATTAGCTCTTTTTGCAGCTTGTGACATCGCAGCTGAGGAGGAACTGTCATATGACTACTCTGGAAGGTTCAATAATCTTCCAAAGGAAGGCACGACAAAGGAAGAGTCCTGCAGGGACACTCGTGCCCTGAAACCGTGTTACTGTGGTGCACAGTCATGTACTGGCTCTCTTCCATTTGACAGCTCACTCTATAACCTGAAGGACAAGTGGAGTGCAATCTAG